The Coffea arabica cultivar ET-39 chromosome 4e, Coffea Arabica ET-39 HiFi, whole genome shotgun sequence genome includes a window with the following:
- the LOC113742078 gene encoding uncharacterized protein: MRGEFNGLKALILQENPYAMYIHCFAHQLQLVIVAVAKGNIIVSEFFVYVSMIVNLTGVSCKRRDQLRQIEHDKIVTLLDSGDIISGKGKNQETSLARPGDTRWGSHYLTLLRLSSMWASVIGILGNIQDDASTSDNRGMARGLIDRMNDYEFVFALHLMKYLLGITNDLSLVLQQRDQNIVQAMSLIDTMKSQLQDFREEGWQIILDEVNNFCELNMIPVIDMEDSIAIRGNARRSRRGQTITNFHHYRVEIFCEVVDLIIQEMNNRFSEVSTELLSCIACLDPKSSFSQFNVQKLLRLADLYPEDFSSNDYLYLESQLRNYIYNVQRDPQFSEVGDLGSLAQQMVKTGKNTVFPLVYRLIQLALVLPVATASVERVFSAMNIVKTDLRNKMGDEWMNDCLVVYIEKDIFATIENEQILQRFQRMKTRRMQLPPLRYSSATTTNTSSVNQ; encoded by the exons ATGCGAGGTGAGTTCAATGGTTTGAAGGCCCTTATATTACAAGAAAATCCCTATGCGATGTATATTCACTGTTTTGCTCACCAACTCCAGTTAGTTATTGTTGCTGTTGCTAAGGGAAATATCATTGTCAGTGAATTCTTTGTCTATGTCTCTATGATTGTCAATTTAACTGGAGTATCATGTAAAAGGAGAGATCAATTAAGACAAATAGAACATGATAAGATTGTTACACTTTTAGACAGTGGAGATATTATTAGTGGAAAAggcaaaaatcaagaaactagTTTAGCAAGACCAGGGGATACTCGTTGGGGATCACACTATCTAACATTACTTCGTCTATCCTCTATGTGGGCTTCGGTGATTGGAATATTGGGAAATATACAAGATGATGCCTCCACTTCTGACAATAGAGGTATGGCCAGGGGTTTGATTGATAGAATGAATGATTATGAGTTTGTTTTTGCATTGCACCTGATGAAGTATTTATTGGGAATCACAAATGACTTGTCACTTGTTTTGCAACAAAGGGATCAAAATATTGTCCAAGCCATGAGTTTGATTGATACTATGAAATCTCAATTGCAAGACTTTAGGGAAGAGGGATGGCAAATAATTTTAGATGAAGTCAacaatttttgtgagttgaatatGATTCCTGTGATTGATATGGAAGACAGTATAGCAATCCGTGGCAATGCCAGGCGCAGTCGCAGAGGTCAAACCATCACTAATTTTCATCATTATCGCGTGGAAATTTTTTGTGAG GTTGTTGATTTAATTATACAAGAGATGAATAATCGTTTCTCGGAAGTTAGCACGGAATTGCTTAGTTGCATAGCATGTCTTGATCCAAAAAGTTCTTTCTCTCAATTCAATGTGCAGAAACTACTCCGTCTTGCTGATTTATATCCTGAAGACTTCTCAAGTAACGATTATTTATATCTTGAGTCTCAACTTcgaaattatatttataatgtGCAACGCGATCCTCAATTTTCAGAAGTTGGAGATTTGGGAAGTCTTGCTCAACAAATGGTTAAAACTGGTAAAAATACAGTTTTTCCATTGGTTTATCGTCTGATCCAGTTGGCATTAGTTCTACCAGTTGCGACTGCTTCTGTTGAAAGAGTATTTTCTGCAATGAATATTGTCAAGACTGATTTGCGCAACAAAATGGGAGACGAGTGGATGAATGACTGTCTGGTTGTATACATCGAGAAGGATATTTTTGCAACAATTGAAAATGAGCAAATATTGCAACGTTTTCAACGGATGAAGACTCGCAGAATGCAATTGCCTCCTCTTCGTTATTCGAGTGCAACAACTACCAATACTTCAAGTGTTAATCAATAA